From Natronincola ferrireducens, the proteins below share one genomic window:
- a CDS encoding histidinol-phosphatase HisJ family protein — MYDFHVHSNFSPDSSMKMKEAIEAAIKQGVKELCFTDHTDYDYDGNNNDFQFDFYEYFSSIEELQKIYEGKITIHKGVEFGLQPHILDRYKEDVKAYSFDFILGSIHSVEKKDLFFGNFFDNKEQKTAYAVYFQELSYVVDNYTDYSVLGHLDIIKRYGGFDMALPLEEYKDFTVNILKKVIEKGKGIELNTSGLRYKLGDYHPSIDIVKLYHDLGGEIITLGSDSHQPQHLAFDFPNALKHLKNIGFKYVTTFQKLQPNFHSIDRILNSY; from the coding sequence ATGTATGATTTTCATGTTCACAGTAATTTTTCTCCCGATTCATCCATGAAGATGAAGGAAGCTATAGAGGCTGCTATTAAACAGGGTGTAAAGGAATTGTGTTTCACAGATCACACTGACTATGATTATGATGGTAACAACAATGATTTTCAGTTTGACTTTTATGAGTATTTTTCTTCTATTGAAGAATTGCAGAAGATTTATGAGGGTAAAATCACGATTCATAAGGGTGTTGAATTTGGCCTACAACCCCATATATTAGATAGATATAAGGAAGATGTCAAAGCTTATTCCTTTGATTTTATTCTTGGCTCCATTCATTCTGTAGAAAAAAAAGATTTATTTTTTGGAAATTTCTTTGATAATAAAGAACAAAAAACAGCCTATGCCGTCTATTTTCAAGAATTAAGCTATGTTGTAGATAATTATACTGATTACAGTGTGTTGGGTCACTTAGATATAATAAAGCGTTATGGTGGATTTGATATGGCCCTTCCTTTAGAAGAATATAAGGATTTTACAGTTAATATTTTAAAAAAGGTTATTGAAAAGGGTAAGGGTATTGAATTAAATACCTCTGGTCTTCGATACAAACTAGGAGATTATCATCCTTCTATTGATATTGTCAAGTTATACCATGATTTAGGGGGAGAAATTATCACTCTAGGATCCGATTCCCATCAACCTCAACATCTGGCTTTTGATTTTCCAAATGCTTTAAAGCATCTAAAAAACATAGGATTTAAATACGTGACAACCTTTCAAAAGCTACAGCCTAACTTCCACAGCATTGATAGAATTTTAAACAGCTATTAA
- a CDS encoding ABC transporter ATP-binding protein, with protein MRGFHRFNEENVGKSYDKKLMARLLKYAKPYWLFILLSIFLLTLIAGIDIARPYIIKLAIDDYMEVYSREAISGLRNLSFFYFLLILLGFFLNFLQIYLLNYTSNKIVFEIRQQLFEHLQKMSLGFFDHNPVGRLVTRVTNDTETLHEMYTGVLVNLFKDIFLLVGIMIIMVKMHLQLALLCFALIPIVLLTATFFRSRVRAIYREVRAKLGTINALLNANFNGMKTIHIFNRESQQFEEFDRNNQELLYAHKKQNLIYAVFRPTMEIIRSLGIAVILWYGGGKVLQGKIEFGILFAFINYIKQFFQPIQDLTEKYNVLQSAMASSERIFALLDEEPSIQNAENPMENHCFKGEIEFKNVWFAYKEEDWVLKDISFKINPGESIAFVGPTGAGKSSIIHLMGRFYDVQKGEILMDGVNIQLIPLKDLRKNIGILMQDVFLFAGTIKENIVLNNNNFSDEAIKSAAEYVNAHRFIEKLPNKYNEPIVEKGNNLSTGQRQLLSFARALMYDPKVLILDEATSNIDTETEKLIQATIEKIIKNKTTIAIAHRLSTVQSCNKIIVLHKGRIYEHGNHQQLLQKKGLYYHLYQLQHQKIKESL; from the coding sequence ATGAGAGGTTTTCATCGCTTTAACGAAGAAAATGTAGGTAAATCCTACGATAAAAAGCTAATGGCTAGACTTTTGAAATATGCCAAACCCTATTGGCTATTTATCCTCCTATCCATATTTTTACTAACCCTAATAGCTGGTATCGATATAGCCCGTCCCTATATCATTAAACTGGCCATAGATGATTATATGGAGGTTTATAGTAGAGAAGCAATAAGTGGTCTTCGCAACCTCAGTTTTTTCTATTTTCTTTTGATTCTCTTAGGCTTCTTTTTAAATTTTCTTCAAATATATCTATTAAATTATACCAGTAACAAAATTGTTTTTGAAATTCGTCAACAATTGTTTGAGCATTTGCAAAAAATGTCTCTTGGTTTTTTCGACCACAATCCAGTAGGGAGATTAGTGACAAGAGTTACCAACGATACAGAAACCCTCCACGAAATGTATACAGGTGTTCTGGTTAATCTCTTTAAAGATATTTTTCTATTGGTGGGAATTATGATTATTATGGTGAAAATGCATCTACAGCTGGCCCTTTTATGTTTTGCCTTGATTCCTATCGTTCTCCTTACAGCAACTTTTTTTCGTTCAAGAGTAAGGGCTATTTATAGAGAAGTGAGGGCAAAATTAGGTACAATCAACGCCCTTTTAAATGCTAACTTTAATGGTATGAAAACTATTCACATCTTCAATAGAGAAAGTCAACAATTTGAAGAATTTGATAGAAATAATCAAGAGCTTTTGTATGCCCATAAAAAACAAAATCTTATTTATGCTGTTTTTAGACCTACCATGGAAATTATTCGCTCCTTAGGCATCGCTGTTATACTTTGGTATGGAGGGGGAAAGGTTCTACAGGGTAAAATAGAGTTCGGTATCCTTTTTGCTTTTATTAACTATATTAAACAATTTTTTCAGCCTATTCAGGATTTGACAGAAAAATATAATGTTCTTCAATCTGCTATGGCCTCCTCCGAAAGAATTTTTGCTTTATTAGATGAGGAGCCTAGCATTCAAAATGCTGAAAATCCTATGGAAAATCATTGCTTTAAAGGAGAAATTGAATTTAAAAATGTTTGGTTTGCCTATAAAGAGGAGGATTGGGTTTTAAAGGATATTAGTTTTAAAATTAACCCTGGTGAATCTATTGCCTTTGTGGGTCCGACAGGAGCGGGGAAATCATCAATTATTCATCTTATGGGTAGATTTTATGATGTCCAAAAAGGAGAAATATTAATGGATGGTGTCAATATTCAATTGATTCCCTTGAAGGATCTACGGAAAAATATTGGCATTCTCATGCAGGATGTATTCTTGTTTGCTGGCACAATTAAAGAAAATATTGTATTGAACAACAATAACTTTTCTGATGAAGCCATTAAATCAGCGGCAGAATATGTTAACGCCCATAGATTTATTGAAAAGCTTCCCAATAAGTATAATGAACCTATTGTAGAAAAGGGCAACAATCTTTCTACTGGACAACGTCAGCTGTTATCCTTTGCTAGGGCCCTTATGTATGATCCAAAGGTTTTAATATTAGATGAAGCTACCTCCAACATCGATACAGAAACAGAAAAACTTATCCAAGCTACAATCGAAAAGATAATTAAGAATAAAACTACTATTGCCATTGCCCATAGACTATCTACTGTTCAAAGCTGTAATAAAATTATCGTACTACATAAGGGACGAATTTATGAGCATGGTAATCATCAGCAACTCTTACAGAAAAAAGGTCTTTATTATCATTTGTATCAGCTTCAACATCAAAAAATCAAGGAGTCTTTGTAA
- a CDS encoding hydrolase — MESNDKIIKKLKYVPEIKGVLRSNYIELPSCIAEASGIKIFGKRIKSILFSTDVAIIKNTNADAVIAVYPFTPQLVITQALMLASDVPVFCGVGGGLTTGKRSINIALHAEFQGAIGVVMNKPTPNELITELKSTIDIPVVITVVTEDEDIEGRLAAGADILNVSGASKTTNIIKKIREISKTVPIIATGGNSRDSILRTIEAGANAITYTPPSTGEIFTEAMKKYRGE, encoded by the coding sequence ATGGAATCAAACGATAAAATCATAAAAAAACTAAAGTATGTTCCAGAGATTAAAGGTGTTTTAAGAAGTAATTATATTGAATTGCCTAGTTGTATAGCAGAGGCCAGTGGCATAAAAATATTTGGAAAGAGGATTAAATCAATTTTATTTAGTACTGATGTTGCTATTATTAAAAACACCAATGCTGATGCTGTTATTGCTGTCTATCCTTTCACACCTCAGCTAGTAATTACACAAGCTCTTATGCTAGCTTCAGATGTACCTGTGTTTTGTGGGGTAGGGGGTGGATTAACCACTGGAAAACGATCTATCAATATAGCCCTTCATGCAGAATTTCAAGGTGCTATTGGGGTTGTTATGAATAAGCCAACACCTAACGAGCTTATTACAGAGTTAAAAAGTACTATTGATATTCCTGTGGTTATTACTGTTGTAACAGAGGATGAAGACATTGAAGGTAGACTTGCAGCAGGAGCAGACATTTTAAATGTTTCAGGGGCATCAAAAACCACAAATATCATTAAAAAAATCCGGGAAATAAGTAAGACTGTCCCTATTATAGCAACTGGTGGAAATAGCAGGGATTCAATACTAAGAACCATTGAAGCAGGAGCCAATGCTATTACCTATACACCACCATCAACAGGAGAGATATTTACCGAAGCCATGAAGAAATATAGAGGAGAATAG